The genomic segment TTGGCCACAATAATTTGAGGACGTTCCAATAAACGTAGATTATGCGTTTCTAATTCTTTATTGATAGCCACATAATCCTCAAAAGGATCACGTCCTTCGCTTCCGCTCATATCAATGACATGCAAGATAACACGAGTACGCTCAATATGACGTAAGAACTGTGTTCCTAAACCAATTCCTTGAGATGCCCCTTCAATCAATCCTGGCAAGTCAGCCATAACGAAACTGCGGCCATCTGGTGTTTGAACCATACCTAAATTAGGCACTAAAGTCGTAAAATGATAAGCACCAATTTTAGGACGAGCAGCAGAAACAACTGAAAGCAAGGTTGATTTTCCTACTGAAGGAAAGCCAACTAATCCAACGTCAGCTAGAACTTTTAATTCCATTTCAATTTTATGTTCTTCTCCGGGTTCACCATTTTCAGCAATTTCTGGAGCTGGATTTCTAGGTGTCGCAAAACGGCTGTTTCCTCGACCACCACGTCCTCCTTTAGCCACAACCAGTTTATGTCCATGATGAACTAAATCACCTAATACTTTACCTGTTTCAGAATCGATAACGGTAGTGCCTGGCGGAACTTTGATAACATTGTCTCCAGCTCCACGGCCATGCATGTTTTTACTCATACCGTTTTCGCCGTCTTCAGCTTTAAAGTGACGGTTAAATCGGAAATCCATTAACGTACGAAGACCTTCGTCTACGATAAAAACGACATCTCCACCTTTTCCACCATCTCCACCAGCTGGGCCACCATCTGGTACGAATTTTTCGCGACGGAAAGCGACCATTCCATTTCCGCCATCTCCCGCTTTTACATTGATTGACACTTGATCTAAAAACATTGACATTTATATTTTCCTCCTCATTTTTGAGTGTATGAGATTCAACTATTTTCTAGGTTACTTAATGGATCTGGCACTTTATTTTCATATTACATTTGTTCCAAGATGTAAACAAGAAAGCCAAATTATCACATATCCTCTAAAAATGACATACGTTCAGTATACCCCATTTTAGTCCATTATCTATTGTACGTCTATTTGATGTATTTGTCTATTTTTTTAAGAGGATAATGTCACTTTTATAAGAGTATGATTTTAAATAGTCAATAAATTCCTTTCACTCATTATACCATCATTTCATTTTAACTATTTAATTATTTTCTCATTTGCAGTATAATTTACAAGGAACTTTTTCTATTAAGTTATACAATAACGTAGAAAAATGAATGATAATAATTAAGCAATATTGCTTATAAATTACAAGGACGTGCACCGTGAAAAGAAAGAAAAATATTGTTATTGGCAGTATATTATTTTTTATAGCTATGGGATTAATGATTTTTGGCGTTCATTTATTATCAAAAAGTACTGGAGCAAGCCTCAGTACAGTGTTTACTCCTGAAAGTTCTTTAATTCAATCTTCTACTCTTGATGAGGAACCAACAAATTTACCACAGCTGACTAAAGAAGTGAAGGAAAATGAAAAAGAAGTTAGAATAACGACTTCTTTAGGAACGATTCGTGCGAAAGTTTTTCCTGAATTGGCACCTAAAGCTGTTGAAAATTTCCTCACTCATGGGAGTGAAGGCTACTATAATGGAACTGTCTTTCATCGTGTTATTCCTAATTTCATGATACAAGCTGGTGACCCTGAAGGCGATGGCACTGGAGGCGAAAGTATTTGGGGTGAACCATTTGAAACTGAGATCTCAAATCAACTGTTCCATATACGCGGCGCAATCGCTATGGCTAAAACAAATGCACCTGTTTCAATCGGAAGTCAATTTTACATTGTCCAGAACCCTGCAGATATGAGTGAAACTGCAGACCCTACTATTACTCCAAAAGAGATCATCGAAGCGTACAAAAACGGCGGATACCCTTCTCTAGACCAAAACTATACGGTCTTTGGCCAAGTTATTGAAGGGATGGATATTGTAGATGCTATTAGTAAAACAGAAACTGACCAAAACAATAAACCATTACAAGAGATTACAATAGAATCAATAGAAGTAATCAACTCATCTTATTAGTTTACCTAACGATTAATAAAAATAAGAAAGAAGTCAAAATGACTTCTTTCTTATTTTTATTTAATCTACTTTTTTTTAATGGAAACCCTTTTGTATCTTGTATCTGTTAGAGTGAAAAGTGGTATAGCACCTACTTTTTTGCAAATAAAGAACTTTTATTTTCCTTGAATAAATTGGTACAGTCCATTTCGTTTTTTTATTCTCTTTTATCTCTTTTCTCATGCAATTAAAAAACGATGAAATCGGTTTACTTTTGATTGCTTTTGACTGTTTTTGGTGGTAAAGTAGCGTTAATGGAGGGATGGTATGCTTACTGAAGAACGCTATAATTTCATATTAGAACAGTTAACTACTAATGGAGTAATCAAATCCCAAGAACTCATGTTAGAAATGAATTGTTCAGAATCCACTATCAGACGTGATTTAGCAACTTTAGAAGAACAAGGAAAACTTGTTCGTGTCCATGGCGGCGCTAAACGAGTTTATACAATTGAACAGGAACAAACCCTTAGTGAGAAATCAGTCAAAAACGTTCACGACAAGAAAAAAGTCGCAGAATTAGCAGCATCTTTAGTTAAAGAAGATGATGTCATTTTCTTAGATGCAGGGTCTACTACCTTTTTTATGGTCCCTTTCTTAAAAGGTAAGAATGTACGCATTGTAACAAATGCTGTACAGCATGCTCTTTTACTTGCTGATCAAGATAATGACGTTTTATTAATAGGTGGAAAGTTGAAAAATACAACTCAAGCTATTGTAGGCGCTACAAGTTTAGAGCAATTATCCCGTTATCGTTTTACGAAAGCCTTTCTAGGTATGAACGGTATTGATCGAGAGTATGGATTTACCACTCCTGATCCAGAAGAAGCGACAGTTAAGCAACAAGCTTTTGCAAATAGTTCAAAAGTTTATGTATTAGCTGATGAAACAAAATTTAATAAAGTCACTTTTGTAAAGGTATGTAATATAGAAGATGCTGTTATTATTACAGATCATCTAAATCCTAAAAATTATGAAAGCTATTTTACTAAAACAACAATATTGGAGGCAAAAAAATGATTTACACGGTAACATTAAATCCATCAATCGACTATATTGTACACGTTTCATCCGTACAACTAGGTGAATTGAATCGGATGAATAAAGATATTAAACTTCCAGGTGGTAAAGGTATTAACGTTTCTCGTGTTCTAAACCATATCGGTCAGCCTTCTACAGCTTTAGGTTTTCTAGGTGGTTTTACTGGAAACTTTATCTCTGATTGGTTGGAAAAAGAAGGTGTTCATACACAATTTGTCTCAATTAAAGGCGACACACGAATCAATGTAAAATTGAAATCTGATTCAGAAACTGAAATAAATGGCCAAGGCCCTGCTATTACAGATGTTGAAGCAAATCAATTAATGAAACAAATGGATTTAATGACAGATGAGGATATTGTAGTTCTTTCTGGAAACAAGCCCCCTTCTCTACCTGAAGATTTTTATCAAAATATGATTGGAAAAATTGTTTCACGTAATGCTGACTTCGTGATCGATACAACTGGACCAGAATTGAAGAACGCTTTAGTTCATAAACCATTATTGGTTAAACCAAACCATCATGAATTAGCTGAACTTTTCGATGCAACATTCGAGTCTGTTGAAGATATTATTCCTTATGGTAAAAAACTTATTGCTTTAGGCGCTCAACATGCACTTGTTTCAATGGCTGGTGATGGAGCTCTATTCTTTACAGGCGAAAAAGTTTATCAAGCTACTGTTCCTAAAGGTACTGTGAAAAATTCAGTAGGAGCTGGTGACTCAATGATCGCTGGTTTTATCGGTGCTCTAGTCGATACTAAAGATCCGTTAAAAGCTTTCCAAAAAAGTGTAGCTACTGGAAGTGCCACGGCTTTTTCTGACGATTTAGCAACTCAAGCCGAAATCAACGCATTATTAAAAGAAGTTATCGTAACTGAAATAGCTTTATAAAATCGTATTAGGAGGAAAGATAATGAATATTAATGATTTATTGGTTAAAGAAGTCATGATCATGGATTTAAAATCAACAACTAAAGAAGGCGTTATTGATGAAATGATCGCTAGTTTAAAAGAAAACGATCGTATTAACGATGCTGTTTTATTTAAAGAAGGTATTATGCATCGCGAATCGCTTACTTCTACAGGTTTAGGTGATGGAATTGCGATGCCGCATTCTAAAACAACTGCAGTCAACCACCCTACTGTTTTATTTGCTAAAAGTGCAAAAGGTGTCGACTATGATTCATTAGATGGTCAACCTGCTTTCTTATTCTTTATGATTGCTGCTCCAGAAGGCGCAAACGACACACATTTACAAGCTTTGGCAAACCTTTCTCGCTTATTGATCCATCCTGATTTTGTTTTATCTTTAAAAGAAGCTAAAACACCTGAAGAAGTTCGTTCACTTTTTGCAGCTGCTCAAGAAGTACAAGAAAAAGAGGCTGAAGAAGAAAACAAAACGATTGCAACTGTAGAAAGTTCAACTGATCATTCCGATAGACCTTTTGTTATCGCAGTCACAGCTTGTCCTACAGGTATTGCCCACACTTACATGGCTGAAGATTCATTAAAGAAAAAAGCAGCTGAAATGGGTGTTGATATAAAAGTTGAAACTAATGGTTCTGACGGAATCAAAAACCGTTTAACTGCTGAGGATATTAAAAGAGCAAGTGGCGTTATTATAGCTGCCGATAAAAAAGTTGAATTAGCTCGTTTTGATGGAAAACCTATGTTGCAACGCCCTGTTAGTGACGGTATCCGTAAATCTGAAGAACTCATTACAAAAGCAATGAACAAACAAGCACCTATTTACTCATCAGATGGACAAAAAGACGAATCAGCTGATAATGATGAATCTGGTTCATGGATTAATCGAGTTTATAAAGACTTAATGAATGGTATTTCAACTATGTTGCCTTTTGTTGTAGGTGGCGGAATATTAATGGCTATTTCTTTCCTATTAGAAAGAACGTTAGGTGATACAAATGCCATTTATCTATTTTTAAATACTGTCGGAAATAACGCATTTAATTTCTTAATCCCTATTTTAGCTGGTTACATTGCGTTAAGTATTGCTGATCGTCCTGGTTTAATGCCTGGTATGGTTGGTGGACTCATTGCTGTAAACAGCAACGCCGGTTTCCTTGGTGGTCTTGCAGCTGGTTTCTTAGCTGGTTACACGATTCTAGCATTGAAAAAAGGCTTAAAAGGATTGCCTCAATCACTTAACGGTTTAAAATCTATTCTACTTTATCCTATTCTTGGTTTATTAGTTACTGGTGCATTGATGTTCTTTATTGTTGGACCAATCTTCGCAACAATCAACCTTGCAATGATTACTTTCTTAGAAAATCTTGGTACAGGTAATGCAGTCCTTTTAGGTGCATTATTAGGTGGAATGATGTCTATTGATATGGGTGGTCCTTTTAATAAAGCGGCTTATGCCTTTTCAATTGGGATCTTTACTGATACAGGTGATGGTAGCTTGATGGCTGCTGTTATGGCCGGTGGTATGATTCCACCATTAGCAATCGCATTAGCTAGCACATTCTTCAAAAATAAATTTAATGAAGATGAAAGAAAATCGGCTATTACGAACTATGTTATGGGATTATCGTTTATTACTGAAGGAGCTATTCCTTTCGCTGCTGCTGATCCTCTTCGTACAATTGGATCTTCAGTCGTTGGAGCTGCTATAGCTGGTGGATTAACTCAGTTATGGGATGTTACGATTCCTGCTCCACATGGCGGTATTTTCGTTGTAACACTCTCAAATCATCCTTTCTTGTTCTTAGGAGCATTAGCTATCGGTGCTGTCATCTCAGCTGTTATTCTTGGTCTTTGGAGAAAACCAGTTACAAATGACTAATTGATCTACTAATCAAAAAAGCTTATGGGATTTATTACTTCCATAAGCTTTTTTTGTATCTAAATAACTAACTACTGGTTAGTTAAATGGATTATAGATAAACTAGATTCTATTCTTATTATGAAAAGGACCTACAGAAAATACTGTAGGCCCTTCTTTTTTAATAAGTTAGGTTATATGAACTAATCCCAATACTTTATTATAATATTTTTGCTAAAAAATCTTGCGTTCTTTCGTGTTGAGGATTATCAAAAACAGCTTCTGGTTCGCCTTCTTCAACAATATAGCCACCATCCATAAAAATCACACGATCAGCCACTTCTTTTGCAAATCCCATTTCATGTGTTACGACAACCATCGTCATACCAATTTCAGCTAAATCTTGCATAACTTTAAGCACCTCACCCACCATTTCAGGATCCAAGGCAGAAGTAGGTTCATCAAACAACATAACATCAGGATTCATAGCTAAAGCACGAGCAATTGCAACCCGTTGTTGTTGACCGCCTGATAAATTAGAAGGATAAGCTTCCGCTTTGTCAGATAAACCAACTTGTTCTAATAATTTGATAGCTGTTTGATGCGCTTCAGATTCTGGAATACCTTTAACTTTTATAGGTGCTACTTTTAAATTTTCTAACACTGTCATATGAGGAAACAAATTAAAGTTTTGGAAAACCATTCCCATTTTTTCACGCAATTGATTCATTTTTGTTTCATTTAAACCAGTTAAAGCAGTTCCTTCAAAAATAATTTCACCACTCGTTGGTGTTTCCAATAAGTTTAAGCAGCGAAGCAATGTACTTTTTCCAGATCCCGATGGACCTATGATCACCACTACTTCTCCTTTTTTAACTTCTTGATTGATATCTGTTAAAACTTCATTAGTGCCAAATGTTTTCTTTAAATGATTGATTTTAATCATGATTCATCTTCCCTTCATAATGATTTAATAGCTTAGTTAAACTAAATGTTAAAATAAAGTAGATGATCATTGTAACCACTAAAGGAGCAATTCCTCTATATGAAACAGAAGTCACAACTCTTGTTTGGAAGATTAAATCACTTACACCAACAATTGAAACAATTGAACTTTCTTTAATAACCGTTATAAATTCATTTCCTAATGCTGGCCAAATGTTCTTAAGTGCTTGAGGGAAAATAATTTGACGCATAGCGATATTTTTACTCATTCCTAAACTTCTTGCTGCCTCAGCTTGGCCTTTAGGTACTGAATTTAAACCTGAACGAATAATTTCACAAATATAAGCTGCACTATTTAGTGAAACGGCAATAATACCAGATGCTAAAGCTGGAATATTAACTAAGTAACCCACTGCAAAGTAAATGAACATGACTTGAATCATCATAGGTGTTCCACGAACAAATTCAACATAAGCGGTAGAAGCATAATGCATAATTTTATTTTTGCTCATTCTCATAAAGGATAATCCAACTCCAAGTATTGACCCAAAGAAGACACTCACAACTGAAATCAGAATCGTATATCCTGTCCCATTTAAAAAGTATTTCCAATAATTAAAAATACTGTTGCTGCTCTCAGTTTCTTCATCTGTCCCAGTTTGCGCAGCTTTCAAATGAGATCCAGCTTCTTCTAGATAACTAGGAATTAAATCTTGCTCATTAATCTCTGTTAAAGAAGCATTTACCACTTCTACTAAAGACTGTGTGTCTTTTTTAAAAGCAATGGCACTACCTTGTTCTCCTTCTTCTAAAAGAAAACCACCATCAAACGTTACGATTTGATTGTCATTTCCTACGTAAGCTTCTGCACTAGGTTTTTCCATTAAGATAGCTTCAATTTTATTTGTCTTTAAAGCTAAAAGCAGATCGGTTGTTTTTGTCAAACTCAATATCTCTGAATCAGGCATTTGTTCTTGAGCGAGTGTTTCTTGTAATGAACCTGTTTGGACGCCAACTTTCAGACCTGTTAAATCATCCGTATTTGTATAAATTTCTTTGTCTGTTTCTCTTACAACGATATTTTGACCACCTGTATAGTAAACAT from the Carnobacterium inhibens subsp. inhibens DSM 13024 genome contains:
- the obgE gene encoding GTPase ObgE; its protein translation is MSMFLDQVSINVKAGDGGNGMVAFRREKFVPDGGPAGGDGGKGGDVVFIVDEGLRTLMDFRFNRHFKAEDGENGMSKNMHGRGAGDNVIKVPPGTTVIDSETGKVLGDLVHHGHKLVVAKGGRGGRGNSRFATPRNPAPEIAENGEPGEEHKIEMELKVLADVGLVGFPSVGKSTLLSVVSAARPKIGAYHFTTLVPNLGMVQTPDGRSFVMADLPGLIEGASQGIGLGTQFLRHIERTRVILHVIDMSGSEGRDPFEDYVAINKELETHNLRLLERPQIIVANKMDMPDAEANLVAFKEKIQALKENEFEEDIQIFAISAITHQGTANLLNATADVLDVTSEFPIYELDQEEDTVLYKHTAEDKGYAITRDPDATWVLSGEKLEKLFKMTNFDHDASVLRFARQLRTMGIDEEMRERGAKDGDLVRIMKYEFEFVE
- a CDS encoding peptidylprolyl isomerase, whose product is MGLMIFGVHLLSKSTGASLSTVFTPESSLIQSSTLDEEPTNLPQLTKEVKENEKEVRITTSLGTIRAKVFPELAPKAVENFLTHGSEGYYNGTVFHRVIPNFMIQAGDPEGDGTGGESIWGEPFETEISNQLFHIRGAIAMAKTNAPVSIGSQFYIVQNPADMSETADPTITPKEIIEAYKNGGYPSLDQNYTVFGQVIEGMDIVDAISKTETDQNNKPLQEITIESIEVINSSY
- a CDS encoding DeoR/GlpR family DNA-binding transcription regulator; translated protein: MLTEERYNFILEQLTTNGVIKSQELMLEMNCSESTIRRDLATLEEQGKLVRVHGGAKRVYTIEQEQTLSEKSVKNVHDKKKVAELAASLVKEDDVIFLDAGSTTFFMVPFLKGKNVRIVTNAVQHALLLADQDNDVLLIGGKLKNTTQAIVGATSLEQLSRYRFTKAFLGMNGIDREYGFTTPDPEEATVKQQAFANSSKVYVLADETKFNKVTFVKVCNIEDAVIITDHLNPKNYESYFTKTTILEAKK
- the pfkB gene encoding 1-phosphofructokinase; translated protein: MIYTVTLNPSIDYIVHVSSVQLGELNRMNKDIKLPGGKGINVSRVLNHIGQPSTALGFLGGFTGNFISDWLEKEGVHTQFVSIKGDTRINVKLKSDSETEINGQGPAITDVEANQLMKQMDLMTDEDIVVLSGNKPPSLPEDFYQNMIGKIVSRNADFVIDTTGPELKNALVHKPLLVKPNHHELAELFDATFESVEDIIPYGKKLIALGAQHALVSMAGDGALFFTGEKVYQATVPKGTVKNSVGAGDSMIAGFIGALVDTKDPLKAFQKSVATGSATAFSDDLATQAEINALLKEVIVTEIAL
- a CDS encoding PTS fructose transporter subunit IIABC, producing MNINDLLVKEVMIMDLKSTTKEGVIDEMIASLKENDRINDAVLFKEGIMHRESLTSTGLGDGIAMPHSKTTAVNHPTVLFAKSAKGVDYDSLDGQPAFLFFMIAAPEGANDTHLQALANLSRLLIHPDFVLSLKEAKTPEEVRSLFAAAQEVQEKEAEEENKTIATVESSTDHSDRPFVIAVTACPTGIAHTYMAEDSLKKKAAEMGVDIKVETNGSDGIKNRLTAEDIKRASGVIIAADKKVELARFDGKPMLQRPVSDGIRKSEELITKAMNKQAPIYSSDGQKDESADNDESGSWINRVYKDLMNGISTMLPFVVGGGILMAISFLLERTLGDTNAIYLFLNTVGNNAFNFLIPILAGYIALSIADRPGLMPGMVGGLIAVNSNAGFLGGLAAGFLAGYTILALKKGLKGLPQSLNGLKSILLYPILGLLVTGALMFFIVGPIFATINLAMITFLENLGTGNAVLLGALLGGMMSIDMGGPFNKAAYAFSIGIFTDTGDGSLMAAVMAGGMIPPLAIALASTFFKNKFNEDERKSAITNYVMGLSFITEGAIPFAAADPLRTIGSSVVGAAIAGGLTQLWDVTIPAPHGGIFVVTLSNHPFLFLGALAIGAVISAVILGLWRKPVTND
- a CDS encoding amino acid ABC transporter ATP-binding protein; translation: MIKINHLKKTFGTNEVLTDINQEVKKGEVVVIIGPSGSGKSTLLRCLNLLETPTSGEIIFEGTALTGLNETKMNQLREKMGMVFQNFNLFPHMTVLENLKVAPIKVKGIPESEAHQTAIKLLEQVGLSDKAEAYPSNLSGGQQQRVAIARALAMNPDVMLFDEPTSALDPEMVGEVLKVMQDLAEIGMTMVVVTHEMGFAKEVADRVIFMDGGYIVEEGEPEAVFDNPQHERTQDFLAKIL
- a CDS encoding ABC transporter substrate-binding protein/permease → MRKKSFYLIVLSLVTVLSLFIPIDSVFAADTALEDIQEKGTLVIGTSADFPPYEFHSTVNGKDTIVGMDISIAQKIAEDLGVELKIEDIGFDSLLPALESEKVDMVISGMSPTEERRQSVDFSDVYYTGGQNIVVRETDKEIYTNTDDLTGLKVGVQTGSLQETLAQEQMPDSEILSLTKTTDLLLALKTNKIEAILMEKPSAEAYVGNDNQIVTFDGGFLLEEGEQGSAIAFKKDTQSLVEVVNASLTEINEQDLIPSYLEEAGSHLKAAQTGTDEETESSNSIFNYWKYFLNGTGYTILISVVSVFFGSILGVGLSFMRMSKNKIMHYASTAYVEFVRGTPMMIQVMFIYFAVGYLVNIPALASGIIAVSLNSAAYICEIIRSGLNSVPKGQAEAARSLGMSKNIAMRQIIFPQALKNIWPALGNEFITVIKESSIVSIVGVSDLIFQTRVVTSVSYRGIAPLVVTMIIYFILTFSLTKLLNHYEGKMNHD